A region from the Candidatus Melainabacteria bacterium genome encodes:
- the pyrF gene encoding orotidine-5'-phosphate decarboxylase — translation MNCKAKDYLIVALDTSSKDEALKVVQELKDCVGFFKVGLELFTACGPKIIQEIKKRNCKIFFDGKFLDIPNTVSKAIANLVCHKVDMINVHLSGGIKMLLEAKEILQKTAKENNIQAPKLLGVTVLTSITNEILQDDLQIKTQIEEYVLSRAKLAMQTGLDGIVCSPREASVIRKATSEDFLIVTPGVRPLWSTADDQMRIATPKEAITSGTNYIVVGRPITQAKDPLEATKKILEEIESCC, via the coding sequence ATGAATTGTAAAGCAAAAGATTATTTAATAGTTGCACTTGATACGTCAAGCAAGGATGAAGCTTTAAAAGTAGTTCAGGAGCTTAAAGACTGTGTTGGATTTTTTAAGGTTGGCTTAGAACTTTTTACAGCTTGTGGACCTAAAATAATTCAAGAAATAAAAAAGAGAAATTGTAAAATTTTCTTTGACGGGAAATTCTTAGACATACCAAATACAGTCAGTAAAGCCATTGCGAATTTGGTTTGTCACAAAGTAGATATGATAAATGTACATTTATCAGGTGGGATTAAAATGTTGCTTGAAGCAAAAGAAATTTTACAGAAGACTGCAAAAGAAAACAATATTCAAGCTCCTAAACTTCTTGGAGTAACAGTTTTAACTAGCATAACTAATGAAATCCTTCAGGATGATCTGCAAATTAAAACTCAAATAGAAGAGTATGTTTTAAGCAGAGCAAAACTAGCTATGCAAACAGGTTTAGATGGCATTGTGTGTTCTCCAAGAGAAGCAAGTGTTATTAGAAAAGCTACAAGTGAAGATTTTTTAATTGTTACACCAGGAGTAAGGCCTTTATGGTCAACTGCAGATGATCAAATGAGAATAGCTACTCCAAAAGAAGCAATTACAAGTGGTACAAATTATATTGTAGTTGGAAGGCCTATTACACAAGCAAAGGACCCTCTTGAAGCTACAAAGAAAATATTAGAAGAAATTGAAAGTTGTTGTTAA
- a CDS encoding AAA family ATPase codes for MSDVRKEYIEAAKKIESALYEVKKIIVGQDHILERVLVGLLSKGHVLLEGPPGLAKTLILKTFASVLDLHFQRVQFTPDLLPSDLIGTQIYNQKTNDFETVLGPIFANLVLADEINRAPAKVQSALLEAMQEKQVTIAKKSHKIEEPFIVLATQNPIEQEGTYQLPEAQIDRFMFKLLITYPSAKEEIAIVNRFCNEKLPEIKKIINKSELLEYEQLVEKVYVDPSIVNFIADLISATRAPFDYKLEGLSQYISYGASPRASLNLTQALKAYALIHERDYVKEEDIEKLVYDVLRHRITLSYEGIMAKETPVSILTTILNKIKPKLISSYHLL; via the coding sequence ATGTCAGATGTAAGAAAAGAATATATTGAAGCTGCAAAAAAAATAGAATCTGCTCTATATGAAGTAAAGAAAATCATTGTAGGACAGGATCATATCTTAGAACGAGTGTTAGTGGGACTTTTGTCTAAAGGGCATGTTCTTCTTGAAGGTCCACCAGGCCTTGCAAAAACTTTGATTTTAAAAACTTTTGCAAGTGTATTAGACTTACACTTTCAAAGAGTTCAATTTACTCCTGATCTTTTACCATCTGATTTAATTGGTACACAAATTTACAATCAAAAGACAAATGATTTTGAAACTGTTTTAGGTCCAATTTTTGCAAATCTTGTTTTAGCAGATGAGATAAACAGAGCGCCAGCAAAGGTTCAAAGTGCACTTCTTGAAGCAATGCAAGAAAAACAAGTAACCATTGCTAAAAAATCCCATAAAATTGAAGAACCATTTATTGTTTTAGCTACACAAAATCCAATTGAACAAGAAGGAACATATCAACTGCCAGAAGCACAAATAGATAGATTTATGTTTAAACTTTTAATTACATATCCAAGTGCAAAAGAAGAAATTGCAATTGTAAATAGATTTTGCAATGAAAAGTTGCCAGAGATAAAAAAAATAATTAATAAGAGTGAACTCTTAGAATATGAGCAATTAGTAGAAAAAGTTTATGTAGATCCAAGTATTGTAAATTTCATTGCTGATTTAATTTCAGCTACAAGAGCACCCTTTGATTATAAATTAGAAGGCCTTTCTCAATATATAAGTTACGGTGCAAGTCCAAGAGCATCATTAAATCTTACCCAGGCTTTAAAAGCATATGCATTAATTCATGAAAGAGATTATGTAAAAGAAGAAGACATTGAAAAGTTGGTTTATGATGTACTAAGACACAGGATCACGTTAAGTTATGAAGGTATCATGGCTAAAGAAACACCAGTAAGCATTTTAACTACAATTTTAAATAAGATAAAACCAAAACTTATTTCTTCTTACCACTTATTATAG
- the dnaJ gene encoding molecular chaperone DnaJ: MAQTKDLYAILGVSRDASEDEVKKAFRQQARKYHPDNKETGNEDLFKEINHAYEILSDPEKRAIYDRYGLDGLKSTFGDLDIFDFGDLSDIFSQFFGGAARAHRPTGPERGADLRFELEIDFLEAIHGCTKKITIYPFEECGVCKGTGARPGSKLTTCRSCNGLGEVRKISESFFGHVTQITTCPSCFGTGKIVEQICTECHGKALKQVKKSIDVKVPCGVDHGARLRWGGKGNAGKKGGPPGDLYVVVNVKEHEIFVREEQNIFIEQKISFTQAALGGNIKVPTTEGEKALNIPSGIQTGTILKMPGLGVPKLNNPARRGDELVQIMIETPTKLSAEERKIFEQLAKIQEEREHKKKEFFD; the protein is encoded by the coding sequence ATGGCTCAAACAAAAGATTTATATGCAATATTAGGTGTAAGCAGAGATGCTTCTGAAGATGAAGTTAAAAAGGCCTTTAGACAGCAAGCAAGAAAATACCATCCGGACAATAAAGAGACTGGCAATGAAGATTTGTTTAAAGAAATTAACCATGCATATGAAATTTTAAGTGATCCTGAAAAAAGAGCAATTTATGATAGATATGGCTTAGATGGTCTAAAGAGCACTTTTGGTGATTTAGATATTTTTGATTTTGGTGATTTAAGTGATATATTTTCACAATTTTTTGGAGGTGCAGCAAGAGCTCACAGACCTACTGGGCCTGAAAGAGGTGCTGATCTTAGATTTGAACTAGAAATAGATTTTTTAGAAGCAATTCATGGTTGTACCAAAAAAATAACTATTTACCCCTTTGAGGAATGTGGAGTATGCAAAGGTACTGGTGCAAGACCAGGGTCTAAGTTAACTACCTGTAGAAGTTGTAATGGACTTGGAGAAGTAAGGAAAATTTCTGAATCATTTTTTGGTCATGTTACACAAATTACAACATGTCCAAGCTGTTTTGGAACAGGAAAAATTGTTGAGCAGATATGTACAGAGTGCCATGGCAAGGCTTTAAAACAAGTAAAAAAATCTATTGATGTTAAAGTACCATGTGGTGTAGATCATGGTGCAAGATTACGATGGGGCGGGAAAGGTAATGCAGGGAAAAAGGGAGGTCCGCCTGGTGATCTTTATGTAGTTGTTAATGTAAAAGAACATGAGATATTTGTTAGGGAAGAACAAAATATTTTTATTGAACAAAAGATTTCTTTTACTCAGGCAGCACTTGGAGGGAATATCAAGGTTCCTACTACTGAGGGAGAAAAAGCACTAAATATTCCAAGTGGTATTCAAACAGGCACTATTTTAAAAATGCCAGGTCTTGGTGTTCCAAAACTAAACAATCCAGCTAGGCGTGGAGACGAGCTTGTGCAAATTATGATTGAGACACCCACTAAACTTTCAGCAGAAGAAAGAAAAATCTTTGAACAATTAGCTAAGATTCAAGAAGAAAGAGAACATAAGAAAAAAGAATTTTTTGACTGA